The nucleotide window CAAGCCGCCGGAAAATCCCTGAATAGCTCTCGGGTAGTCACCGGTTCATTCCGCCGAAACGGCCGGTTATCAATCAGCAGAGGCAAAAAAGGAGGCACGAACGATGAATTACGCTCTCTTGAACCGTATTCTGTATTTCGTCTCTTTCGCCTATGCGAAGTCGAACCTCAGGCCCTGGGAATACCCTGCCTCTGACTACACCCCCGAACGGGGGTTCTCCTGCACGTCTCTGATGCGGAAGAAGCCTGTGACCAGCTTCGACGACATCGTCGAGATGGCGCGGGAGATTTCACGGGAGAACAAACTCAGCGACGTCGTCATCATCTCCTGGCAGCGGTTCGAATCGAATGAACAGGAGGAAAAGTCATGAAGAGATACAAGGAGTTCTTCGGCGGGGATGGCACCGGTATAGAGCTGGTCTACACGGCCTTTCCCCATCGCGGCGAGGAGTGAGACGATCTCCAACGGGGTGCCGGTGTGGTGTCAGGAGAATTTGGTTTTTACGTGGCCGAGGAATTTTTTCAGGACGGGGGGGATTTGGGGGCTGGCGAGGTCGAGTTTGCCTGATTTTACGGCATTCACCAGGAGGGCGGTTTCGTCGCAGGGTTCGTCGATCAACTGGAGGATTGCGAACAGCATGGCCTGCATCTTCGGGAAGCCGAAGGTTTCGATGAAGAAGCGGGTTTTGGCGCCGAACTCGCGGCTGGGGGGCAGAAGAACGTCTTCACCACGGCCCGGGCCGAGGGTGTTGATCAGGTCCATCACGTGTTTCGGCCGCTGGCCGTAGGGGAGCTTCTTCAGCTCGCCAGGCAGAATCGGCGTGCCGATCAGGTAATCCTGCTTGCCGTTGTCGTAGGGGAAGTCGAGCCGCTCGTCGATCGCGTGGGCCGGCAGGCCACCGACGAACCGCACGGGAACGATGGGGACGTTCTTGTCGATGGTCATGTCCAGGAAGATCGAGCTCATACGGGTCACGGGCTGGTCCGCCGTCAGGTCCCGGGTGCCCTCGACATGCACGAGCAGCGATGCGTCGCGCCGGCCCTCCTTTTTCAGGTCGTCGATCAGCCCCTGGGGATTCTGCCGGTCGAAATATACCAATCGAAATGGATGTTTGTCCCCGAGCGAGTCCTTCGCGAACTCGAGCAGGAAGGCCAACCAGGCGTTGACGTGGTCGGGCTTGGCCACCGCCTGGATCGGCAGGCCGGTCAGGCCGTAGGCGACCGCCATGAACAGCGGCGACTCGAGGCCGATCTGGTGGTTGGCCAGGAAAACGACGGGCTGGTCCGCCACGGCCGCAAATGCCGCGGGGTTTCTGATCACCACCCGGCTGATGAAGGTCCCGCACAGGGCTCCGATCAGGTCGTGGAAAAACCGGTGCGAGCCGGTCCGCTCGATCCAGCGCGCGCGCAGCTTCTTCCAGTCGAGAGAAGCGTCGGTCGAACCGTCTTCGGGAAGAGTGTTGAGGGGAAGGTTCAGACAGGAACCCGTTATATCTTCTACGATATCTTTCGTCTGTAGTCGGGAAAACCTGGCCAGCCGCTCGATCCGGCCAGCCGGCTCGTCCGCACCGCCGCTTTCGGATGCCGCCACCGGCGGGGCTGCGTACGCTTCCGTCGCAAGAGGAGATGTTGCGGGGGATGCCTGTTCCGCAACATGAATCGAATTGGCGTCGACCCCGGTGATGATCCCGTAGATATCGTCGCCGTCGCGCTCGGCATCAGTAAGGCGGCGCAGGGCGATCATGCCGAGCCCTTCGCGGTATCGACCGATTCCCGTTCCGGCTGAGCCTTTCCGGGTATCCAGCCAGGCGCCGAGCGCATGAACGCCGTCGGCGCTGCCGGCGATGACGAGGTCGGCACGGCCGGTCTGCAGTTCATTCACGGCGGCGGCAACCCAGGCCATGGAGCCCGGGAGCGGAGATGGGTGCTCAATCGGGCAGGCTTCGAACCCGTAGTGGCGGGCAAATATCCCGGCCAGATCCTTCCCGGCGGCGTCGGCACCGGCCGTTCCACGCGTTTCGATGACGACGCGAACCCTGGCGGCAGGAATGGTCTCCTTCCCGAAGCTTTTCACATCTTCGAGGGCCCGCTTTGCCAGAAACAGGGAAACCGCAGACAGAACGGCAGGGACTTCGAGAACATCGGGGGGAACTTCGAACCCGTCAGCGGGGAGTCCCATCAGGAGACCGCTCTTCATGACGAACCACTTGAGGCCCTTCAGGTCCTGGGCCGTGAAAATCTCACTGAACGGCCACTGGCCGCCGGACAAGCCGGACATCAGCCCCTTCAGGCCCAGCAGGCCGGGCCAGAACGCCTTCGGGGAAACCGAGGCGGGAAAGAGCGGGCTTCGCCCGACAACCGCCACCGGCAGGGGTTTTCCTGAGCTGTTCGCCTTCTGCGACATCGATAACCACCCGAGTTCAAGCTGCGTGAGGTTGTGAATAATACCCTAAACAGGTGATTTCTGAGAACGAAATTTGCGAAGTTCCGGCAATATCGTCATCATACGCCAGGAATCCGATAATCCGTCGATCCGGGCGGATCACGATTCGCCCCTGCGACAGGTGCGCACACGATGTCTTCGACGGGCATCCCGGATATGCAATGGAGTTGAATTAGGGGAGAATGTTACAATGCTTTCAACGCTCATGGGGAATGAGACGACTCTTTTGCCGAGGCGGTTACGATGGGCAGAAAGCTGAGTGAGATTCAGAACCAGGTCAACAGACCGATCGAAGATCTCGAGGAGAAAGCCTCGGGGGATGCGGCGGATTTTCTGACGAGCTGCGCGCTGCTGCTCGGCTACGTCAGAGCCAACAGGCTCGACGACGCGCGCGATCTGTTCGAGGAGCTCGTCGCGTCC belongs to Candidatus Ozemobacteraceae bacterium and includes:
- a CDS encoding 1-acyl-sn-glycerol-3-phosphate acyltransferase gives rise to the protein MSQKANSSGKPLPVAVVGRSPLFPASVSPKAFWPGLLGLKGLMSGLSGGQWPFSEIFTAQDLKGLKWFVMKSGLLMGLPADGFEVPPDVLEVPAVLSAVSLFLAKRALEDVKSFGKETIPAARVRVVIETRGTAGADAAGKDLAGIFARHYGFEACPIEHPSPLPGSMAWVAAAVNELQTGRADLVIAGSADGVHALGAWLDTRKGSAGTGIGRYREGLGMIALRRLTDAERDGDDIYGIITGVDANSIHVAEQASPATSPLATEAYAAPPVAASESGGADEPAGRIERLARFSRLQTKDIVEDITGSCLNLPLNTLPEDGSTDASLDWKKLRARWIERTGSHRFFHDLIGALCGTFISRVVIRNPAAFAAVADQPVVFLANHQIGLESPLFMAVAYGLTGLPIQAVAKPDHVNAWLAFLLEFAKDSLGDKHPFRLVYFDRQNPQGLIDDLKKEGRRDASLLVHVEGTRDLTADQPVTRMSSIFLDMTIDKNVPIVPVRFVGGLPAHAIDERLDFPYDNGKQDYLIGTPILPGELKKLPYGQRPKHVMDLINTLGPGRGEDVLLPPSREFGAKTRFFIETFGFPKMQAMLFAILQLIDEPCDETALLVNAVKSGKLDLASPQIPPVLKKFLGHVKTKFS